CCCACATGACGGTCCTGACCATCATCGTCATTGCGGTTTTCTACGCCGTCTGTTTCCCGTACCTTCTTTCATCGGTGATCTCGTTGGCGGTCTTCAGCCTGGTGCTGGCGGTGGAGTACTTTATCCTCCAGGCACCGGACGTGGCCATTGCCGAAGCAGCCATCGGAGCGGGTTTGAGCACTGCTATTTACATCATCACCCTCGGGGCCT
The Thermovirga sp. DNA segment above includes these coding regions:
- a CDS encoding DUF4040 domain-containing protein, which codes for MTVLTIIVIAVFYAVCFPYLLSSVISLAVFSLVLAVEYFILQAPDVAIAEAAIGAGLSTAIYIITLGACKALKGPKGGVGQ